One genomic window of Pseudomonas sp. LFM046 includes the following:
- a CDS encoding MATE family efflux transporter, translating into MELSATQAQSRSSRAVNELRALLKLAAPIMVAQLSNSAMGFVDAVMAGRVSPRDLAAVALGNSIWIPVFLLMTGILLATTAKVAERFGAGKQAEIGPLVRQALWLALVVGISGALLLLNARPVLELMGVDPELIDPAMGYLHGIAFGFPAVALYYVLRCFSDGLGRTRPSMMLGIGGLLLNIPLNYILIYGHLGMPALGGVGCGWASGTVMWFMLLGMLSWVTRAPVYKPSGLFERFDTPQLPVIKRLLSVGGPIGIAVFAESSIFAVIALLIGSLGATVVAGHQIALNFSALIFMIPYALAMAVTVRVGQALGRGEPRAARFAAGIGIGAALAYACVSASLMLLCRELIAKMYSPDPQVIAVAAMLIVYSALFQFSDAIQVAAAGALRGYQDTRATMIITLFAYWGIGLPVGYALGLSDWLGEPSGPKGLWQGLVVGLTCAAVLLSLRLARSSRARIRR; encoded by the coding sequence ATGGAACTTTCAGCGACTCAAGCCCAGTCTCGTTCCAGCCGCGCCGTCAACGAACTGCGCGCGCTGCTCAAGCTGGCGGCGCCCATCATGGTCGCCCAGCTATCCAACTCCGCCATGGGATTCGTCGATGCTGTAATGGCCGGCCGCGTCAGCCCGCGCGACCTGGCCGCCGTGGCCCTCGGCAACTCCATCTGGATCCCGGTCTTCCTGTTGATGACCGGCATCCTGCTCGCTACCACCGCCAAGGTGGCCGAACGTTTCGGCGCCGGGAAGCAGGCGGAGATCGGCCCACTGGTGCGCCAGGCCCTCTGGCTGGCCCTGGTAGTGGGTATTTCCGGCGCCCTGTTGCTGCTCAACGCTCGGCCGGTACTGGAGCTGATGGGCGTCGATCCGGAACTGATCGACCCTGCCATGGGCTATCTGCACGGCATCGCCTTCGGCTTCCCCGCTGTCGCCCTGTACTACGTGCTGCGCTGCTTCAGTGATGGCCTGGGCCGCACGCGCCCGAGCATGATGCTGGGGATCGGCGGCCTGCTGCTGAACATTCCCCTGAACTACATCCTGATCTACGGCCACCTCGGCATGCCCGCCCTGGGCGGCGTGGGCTGCGGCTGGGCCAGCGGCACGGTGATGTGGTTCATGCTGCTGGGCATGCTGAGCTGGGTCACCCGCGCCCCTGTCTACAAGCCCAGCGGCCTGTTCGAGCGCTTCGACACGCCGCAGCTGCCGGTGATCAAGCGCCTGCTCTCCGTGGGCGGGCCCATCGGCATCGCGGTGTTCGCTGAATCCAGCATCTTCGCCGTGATCGCCCTGCTGATCGGCAGCCTGGGCGCCACCGTGGTGGCCGGGCACCAGATCGCCCTGAACTTCAGCGCCCTGATCTTCATGATCCCCTACGCCCTGGCGATGGCTGTCACCGTGCGCGTCGGCCAGGCCCTGGGCCGTGGCGAGCCACGCGCAGCGCGCTTCGCGGCCGGTATCGGGATCGGCGCCGCGCTGGCTTACGCCTGCGTTTCCGCCAGCCTGATGCTGCTGTGCCGCGAGCTGATCGCGAAGATGTATTCGCCCGATCCGCAGGTGATCGCCGTGGCCGCCATGCTGATCGTCTACTCGGCGCTGTTTCAGTTCTCCGACGCCATCCAGGTCGCCGCAGCCGGCGCCCTGCGCGGCTATCAGGACACCCGCGCCACCATGATCATCACCCTCTTCGCCTACTGGGGCATCGGTCTTCCGGTCGGTTACGCCCTTGGCCTGTCCGACTGGCTGGGCGAGCCGAGCGGCCCGAAGGGCCTCTGGCAGGGGCTGGTCGTGGGCCTGACCTGCGCCGCAGTGCTGCTCAGCCTGCGGCTGGCGCGCAGTTCAAGGGCGAGGATTCGCAGGTGA
- a CDS encoding gamma-glutamylcyclotransferase family protein: MPFYFAYGSNMNPARMRSRGLAFTDAMAGRLEGYALCFDKRAHDRPGRSYANIRHQQGGVVEGVLYRLAHEDEIWKMDPFEGTPIFYSRERMPVITEHGVQAAWVYIANPAMREAGLWPTRSYLEHLLAGRDYLTPAYWEALAAVPAHLDD, translated from the coding sequence ATGCCGTTCTACTTCGCCTATGGCTCCAACATGAACCCGGCGCGCATGCGCAGCCGGGGCCTGGCGTTCACGGACGCCATGGCCGGGCGCCTGGAGGGCTACGCCCTGTGCTTCGACAAGCGCGCCCATGATCGCCCCGGCCGTTCCTACGCGAACATTCGCCACCAGCAGGGCGGGGTGGTAGAGGGCGTGCTCTATCGGCTGGCCCATGAGGACGAGATCTGGAAGATGGACCCCTTCGAGGGCACGCCCATCTTCTACAGCCGCGAGCGCATGCCGGTGATCACCGAGCACGGCGTGCAGGCGGCCTGGGTCTACATCGCCAACCCGGCCATGCGCGAAGCGGGCCTCTGGCCGACCCGCAGCTACCTCGAGCACCTGCTGGCCGGCCGGGATTACCTGACTCCCGCCTACTGGGAAGCCCTGGCCGCCGTGCCTGCTCACCTGGACGATTGA
- the tusA gene encoding sulfurtransferase TusA: MSQQPDAILDATGLNCPEPVMMLHNKVRDLPPGGLLKVIATDPSTRRDIPKFCVFLGHELLDQSEEAGTYLYWIRKKAD; this comes from the coding sequence ATGTCCCAACAACCCGATGCCATCCTCGACGCCACCGGCCTGAATTGCCCCGAGCCGGTGATGATGTTGCACAACAAGGTGCGCGACCTGCCGCCCGGCGGCCTGCTCAAGGTGATCGCCACCGACCCCTCGACCCGTCGTGACATCCCCAAGTTCTGCGTTTTCCTCGGTCACGAACTGCTGGACCAGTCGGAAGAAGCCGGTACCTACCTCTACTGGATCCGCAAGAAGGCCGACTGA
- a CDS encoding alpha/beta fold hydrolase has translation MRLASLILALLLLGGCAAREQLPDYDQLVDRQLPATHFETVITARDGTRLSATVFQPALEPGKHAPVVVHTHGWGGWRVTGPDSFYGTQMMSGRAALKAWRAGFWVISYDQRGWGGSDGDIEMMDPRYEVQDALAVIDWAATHLPRLTLDGPGDPRVGMLGESYGGAVQLLASAEDPRIDAIVPIATWYDLSEALAPGGHLKVGWTGVLLSLGLATGYDLGKFTQTPYLRSASGEMTPEVAAELKAHSLASYCQRGQRPHADALLIQGLRDTLFPLDQGLSIRECLGQGDVDVRLLGMQGGHILPPPLQRWSGLPPFNNEPVLHCGDRAINLYQAVVAWYEDKLRGRTGVADSVPDLCLSLDLDHGLALQQTPQSAAPQPLPDIRIRPLTSGWLSPASFIPLRKVDTASGLVGSARLELEHDTDAPLLFASLAVRRAGGGIDVLSEQSTPLNARQVDLAAASALLRPGDELGLRVSGFSGQYLFNSSWSPRATTLRGRISLPALQPLETPLASQ, from the coding sequence ATGCGCCTCGCCAGCCTGATCCTCGCCCTCCTCCTGCTCGGTGGCTGCGCCGCCCGCGAGCAGCTTCCCGACTACGACCAGCTCGTCGATCGCCAATTGCCTGCCACCCATTTCGAGACCGTGATCACTGCCCGCGACGGCACGCGGCTTTCCGCCACGGTCTTCCAGCCAGCCCTCGAGCCGGGCAAACACGCGCCTGTGGTGGTCCACACCCACGGCTGGGGCGGCTGGCGGGTCACCGGGCCGGACAGCTTCTACGGCACGCAGATGATGTCCGGCCGGGCGGCGCTCAAGGCCTGGCGCGCCGGTTTCTGGGTGATCAGCTACGACCAGCGCGGTTGGGGTGGCAGCGACGGTGATATCGAGATGATGGACCCGCGCTACGAGGTGCAGGACGCCCTGGCAGTGATCGACTGGGCCGCCACGCACCTGCCGCGCCTGACCCTGGACGGCCCCGGCGACCCGCGCGTCGGCATGCTCGGCGAGAGCTATGGCGGCGCCGTGCAACTGCTGGCCTCGGCGGAGGACCCGCGCATCGATGCCATCGTGCCCATCGCCACCTGGTACGACCTGTCCGAAGCCCTGGCGCCCGGCGGACACCTGAAGGTCGGCTGGACCGGCGTGCTGCTGAGTCTGGGCCTCGCCACCGGCTATGACCTGGGCAAGTTCACCCAGACGCCCTACCTGAGAAGCGCCAGCGGCGAGATGACGCCGGAAGTGGCAGCCGAACTCAAGGCCCACAGCCTCGCCAGCTACTGCCAGCGCGGCCAGCGCCCCCATGCCGACGCCCTGCTGATCCAGGGTTTGCGCGACACCCTGTTCCCGCTGGACCAGGGCCTCTCCATCCGCGAGTGCCTGGGCCAGGGCGATGTCGACGTCCGCTTGCTGGGCATGCAGGGTGGCCACATCCTGCCACCGCCGCTGCAGCGCTGGAGCGGCCTGCCGCCCTTCAACAACGAGCCGGTACTGCATTGCGGCGACCGCGCCATCAACCTCTATCAAGCGGTGGTCGCCTGGTACGAGGACAAGCTGCGCGGCCGTACCGGCGTCGCCGACAGCGTGCCGGACCTCTGCCTCAGCCTCGACCTGGACCACGGCCTCGCCCTGCAACAGACGCCGCAGTCCGCTGCACCCCAGCCCCTGCCGGACATCCGTATTCGTCCGCTCACCAGTGGCTGGCTCAGCCCGGCCAGCTTCATCCCGCTGCGCAAGGTGGACACCGCCAGCGGCCTGGTGGGCAGCGCCCGTCTGGAACTGGAGCACGACACCGACGCGCCGTTGCTCTTTGCCTCGCTGGCGGTACGCCGGGCCGGAGGCGGCATCGACGTCCTGAGCGAGCAGAGCACACCACTCAACGCCCGCCAGGTGGACCTTGCCGCCGCCAGCGCCCTGCTCCGGCCCGGCGACGAGTTGGGGCTGCGCGTAAGCGGATTCAGCGGTCAATACCTGTTCAACAGCTCCTGGAGTCCACGCGCCACGACCCTCAGGGGGCGGATCAGCCTTCCCGCACTACAGCCTCTGGAAACGCCCCTGGCCAGCCAATGA
- the rlmM gene encoding 23S rRNA (cytidine(2498)-2'-O)-methyltransferase RlmM, whose amino-acid sequence MNTLLLHCRPGFEGEVCAEIAEHAARLEVAGYPKAKPQSACAEFVCTEPGGAERLMRKVRFSQLIFPRQWARGEYVELPETDRIGVLLEALAGYPVCGSLWLEVLDTNEGKELSTFCRKFEKPLRAALAKAGKLKDDPQLPRLLLTFRSGREAFVGLAESNNSALWPMGIPRLKFPREAPSRSTLKLEEAWHQFIPRDQWNARLAPGMTAVDLGAAPGGWTWQLVQREIKVTAVDNGPMAESLMYSGFVVHQRADGFTFKPRHPVNWMVCDIVEKPARTAAMIETWLGEGWCQEAVVNLKLPMKQRYAEVQKLLARIEAGLKGRGMKVSIACKQLYHDREEVTCHLRRL is encoded by the coding sequence ATGAACACCCTGTTGTTGCACTGCCGCCCCGGTTTCGAGGGGGAAGTCTGTGCCGAGATCGCCGAGCACGCCGCCCGCCTCGAAGTGGCCGGCTACCCCAAGGCCAAGCCCCAGAGCGCCTGTGCCGAGTTCGTCTGCACTGAACCCGGCGGTGCCGAGCGGTTGATGCGCAAGGTGCGCTTCAGCCAGCTGATCTTTCCCCGTCAGTGGGCCCGTGGCGAATACGTCGAGCTGCCTGAAACCGACCGTATCGGCGTGCTGCTTGAAGCCCTGGCGGGCTACCCGGTATGCGGCAGCCTCTGGCTGGAAGTGCTCGATACCAACGAAGGCAAGGAGCTGTCCACCTTCTGCCGCAAGTTCGAAAAGCCCCTGCGCGCTGCCCTGGCGAAGGCGGGCAAGCTCAAGGACGACCCGCAGCTGCCACGCCTGCTGCTGACCTTCCGCAGCGGCCGCGAGGCCTTCGTCGGCCTGGCCGAATCGAACAATTCGGCGCTCTGGCCCATGGGCATCCCGCGCCTGAAGTTCCCCCGCGAGGCCCCCAGCCGTTCCACCCTCAAGCTGGAGGAGGCATGGCATCAGTTCATTCCCCGTGACCAGTGGAATGCTCGTCTGGCACCCGGCATGACCGCCGTGGACCTGGGCGCCGCGCCGGGTGGCTGGACCTGGCAACTGGTGCAGCGAGAGATCAAGGTCACCGCCGTGGACAACGGCCCCATGGCCGAGAGCCTGATGTATTCGGGTTTCGTCGTGCATCAGCGGGCCGACGGCTTTACGTTCAAGCCGCGGCACCCCGTAAATTGGATGGTCTGCGACATCGTCGAAAAGCCCGCGCGGACGGCGGCAATGATCGAGACCTGGCTGGGCGAGGGCTGGTGCCAGGAGGCAGTGGTCAATCTCAAGCTGCCGATGAAGCAGCGTTACGCCGAGGTGCAGAAGCTGCTGGCGAGGATCGAGGCGGGCCTGAAGGGCAGGGGCATGAAGGTGTCCATCGCCTGCAAGCAGCTCTACCACGACCGCGAGGAAGTGACCTGCCATCTGCGCAGGCTGTAA
- the acnA gene encoding aconitate hydratase AcnA: MPSLDSLNCRRSLEVAGKTYHYFSLPEAAKRLGAIDKLPMSMKVLLENLLRWEDNETVSAADLQALADWLGPRSSEREIQYRPARVLMQDFTGVPAVVDLAAMRAAVAAAGGDPQRINPLSPVDLVIDHSVMVDRFASQAAFEQNVEIEMQRNGERYAFLRWGQRAFDNFSVVPPGTGICHQVNLEYLARTVWTREDGDVTYAFPDTLVGTDSHTTMINGLGVLGWGVGGIEAEAAMLGQPVSMLIPEVIGFKLTGKLREGITATDLVLTVTQMLRKKGVVGKFVEFYGDGLADLPLADRATIANMAPEYGATCGFFPVDEITLGYLRLSGRPEQTVKLVEAYSKAQGLWRVPGHEPVFTDTLALDLSSVEASLAGPRRPQDRVPLPQVPKAFDDLLGLQVKPADGHEVGNGLVTLDDGQSFTLEDGAVVIAAITSCTNTSNPSVMMAAGLLAKKAVEKGLTRKPWVKSSLAPGSKVVTEYFRAAGLTPYLDQLGFNLVGYGCTTCIGNSGPLLDPIEKAIQQADLTVASVLSGNRNFEGRVHPLVKANWLASPPLVVAYALAGSVRIDLGSQPLGQGKDGQPVYLKDIWPSQQDIAAAIQKVDTAMFRKEYAEVFAGDEKWRSIQVPESDTYAWQADSTYIQHPPFFADITSAPPKVEDVHQARILALLGDSVTTDHISPAGNIKADSPAGRYLREHGVQPADFNSYGSRRGNHDVMMRGTFANIRIRNEMLGGEEGGNTLHVPSGEKLAIYDAAMRYQTEGTPLVIVAGKEYGTGSSRDWAAKGTNLLGVKAVIAESFERIHRSNLVGMGVLPLQFKEGEDRKTLGLSGKETLAIRGLDGAGLRPHMDLRLEITREDGSKAQTTLLCRIDTLNEVEYFKAGGILHYVLRQLLAG; encoded by the coding sequence ATGCCTTCCCTGGATAGCCTGAACTGCCGCCGCAGCCTCGAAGTCGCCGGCAAGACCTACCACTACTTCAGCCTGCCCGAAGCCGCCAAGCGCCTGGGTGCCATCGACAAGCTGCCCATGTCGATGAAGGTCCTGCTGGAGAACCTGCTGCGCTGGGAGGACAACGAAACCGTCAGCGCCGCCGACCTCCAGGCCCTGGCCGACTGGCTCGGGCCACGCAGTTCGGAGCGGGAGATCCAGTACCGCCCGGCGCGCGTGCTGATGCAGGACTTCACCGGCGTGCCCGCAGTGGTGGACCTGGCCGCCATGCGTGCCGCCGTCGCCGCGGCGGGCGGTGACCCGCAGCGGATCAATCCCCTGTCGCCCGTCGACCTGGTGATCGACCACTCGGTGATGGTGGACCGTTTTGCCTCCCAGGCCGCCTTCGAGCAGAACGTCGAGATCGAAATGCAGCGCAACGGCGAACGCTACGCCTTCCTGCGCTGGGGCCAGCGGGCCTTCGACAACTTCAGCGTGGTGCCCCCGGGCACCGGCATCTGTCACCAGGTCAACCTCGAGTACCTGGCCCGTACCGTCTGGACCCGCGAAGACGGCGACGTCACCTACGCCTTCCCCGACACCCTGGTGGGCACCGACTCCCACACCACCATGATCAATGGCCTCGGCGTGCTCGGCTGGGGCGTCGGCGGCATCGAGGCGGAAGCGGCCATGCTCGGCCAGCCGGTGTCGATGCTGATTCCCGAGGTGATCGGCTTCAAGCTCACCGGCAAGCTGCGCGAAGGCATCACCGCCACCGACCTGGTGCTCACCGTCACGCAGATGCTGCGCAAGAAGGGCGTCGTCGGAAAGTTCGTCGAGTTCTACGGCGACGGCCTGGCCGACCTGCCCCTGGCCGACCGGGCCACCATCGCCAATATGGCCCCGGAATACGGTGCTACCTGCGGCTTCTTCCCGGTGGACGAGATCACCCTGGGCTACCTGCGCCTGTCGGGCCGCCCGGAGCAAACCGTGAAACTGGTAGAGGCCTACAGCAAGGCCCAGGGCCTGTGGCGCGTACCTGGCCACGAACCCGTGTTCACCGACACCCTCGCGCTGGACCTCTCCAGCGTCGAAGCCAGCCTGGCCGGCCCGCGCCGCCCACAGGACCGGGTGCCCCTGCCCCAGGTACCGAAGGCCTTCGATGACCTGCTGGGCCTGCAGGTGAAGCCGGCCGACGGCCACGAGGTGGGCAACGGCCTGGTCACCTTGGACGACGGCCAGTCGTTCACGCTCGAAGACGGTGCCGTGGTCATCGCCGCCATCACCTCCTGCACCAACACCTCCAACCCCAGCGTGATGATGGCCGCCGGCCTGCTGGCGAAGAAGGCCGTGGAAAAAGGCCTGACCCGAAAGCCCTGGGTGAAGTCCTCCCTGGCCCCCGGTTCCAAGGTGGTGACGGAATACTTCCGCGCCGCCGGCCTGACACCGTACCTGGACCAGCTCGGTTTCAACCTGGTGGGCTATGGCTGCACCACCTGCATCGGCAACTCCGGGCCGCTGCTCGACCCCATCGAGAAAGCCATCCAGCAGGCCGACCTGACGGTGGCCTCCGTGCTCTCCGGCAACCGCAACTTCGAAGGCCGGGTGCACCCGCTGGTGAAAGCCAACTGGCTGGCCTCCCCGCCGCTGGTGGTGGCCTACGCCCTCGCCGGCAGCGTGCGGATCGACCTGGGCAGCCAGCCCCTGGGCCAGGGCAAGGACGGCCAGCCGGTCTACCTCAAGGACATCTGGCCGAGCCAGCAGGACATTGCCGCGGCCATCCAGAAGGTGGACACCGCCATGTTCCGCAAGGAATACGCCGAAGTATTTGCCGGCGATGAAAAATGGCGGTCGATCCAGGTGCCCGAGTCCGACACCTATGCCTGGCAGGCCGACTCCACCTATATCCAGCACCCGCCTTTCTTCGCCGATATCACCAGTGCGCCACCCAAGGTGGAAGACGTTCACCAGGCGCGCATCCTCGCCCTCCTGGGGGACTCGGTGACCACCGACCACATCTCCCCCGCCGGCAACATAAAGGCGGACAGCCCCGCAGGGCGCTACCTCAGGGAGCACGGCGTGCAGCCCGCGGACTTCAACTCCTACGGCTCGCGGCGCGGCAACCACGACGTGATGATGCGCGGCACCTTCGCCAATATCCGCATCCGCAACGAGATGCTCGGTGGCGAGGAAGGCGGCAACACCCTGCACGTGCCCAGTGGCGAGAAGCTGGCGATCTATGACGCCGCCATGCGCTACCAGACCGAGGGCACGCCGCTGGTCATCGTCGCCGGCAAGGAATACGGCACCGGCTCCTCACGTGACTGGGCGGCCAAGGGCACCAACCTGCTCGGGGTCAAGGCGGTGATCGCCGAGAGTTTCGAGCGCATTCACCGCTCCAACCTGGTGGGCATGGGCGTGCTGCCCCTGCAGTTCAAGGAAGGTGAGGACCGCAAGACTCTCGGCCTCAGCGGCAAGGAGACCCTGGCCATTCGCGGCCTGGACGGTGCCGGCCTGCGTCCGCACATGGACCTGCGCTTGGAAATCACCCGCGAGGACGGCTCGAAAGCCCAGACGACGCTGCTGTGCCGCATCGACACCCTGAACGAGGTGGAGTACTTCAAGGCGGGCGGCATCCTGCACTACGTGTTGCGGCAGCTGCTGGCGGGGTAG